A region from the Bacteroidota bacterium genome encodes:
- the tgt gene encoding tRNA guanosine(34) transglycosylase Tgt, whose amino-acid sequence MSLSFTIEKTDSDSKARAATIETKRGVIQTPIFMPVGTLGTVKGVHQRELENDINAPIILGNAYHLYLRPGLPILENAGGLHKFMNWKRFMLTDSGGYQVFSLAQTRKISEEGVKFSSHIDGSKHFLSPESSIDIQRSIGADIMMAFDECTHFPIDHGLAKKSMDLTHRWLKRCIAQFNSTQHKYEFPQNLFHIVQGSTFKDLRTESANFIADQNAVGNAIGGLSVGEPAEVMYEMTELVCEILPADKPRYLMGVGTPANILESIALGVDMFDCVMPTRNARHGILYTTEGIVNIKNEKWKNSSESINGQPLSFVDEYYSKGYLSHLLRSKELLAGQIASVNNLAFYLWLVREARKHILQGDFAFWKKEMAEKLSQRL is encoded by the coding sequence TTGAGTTTATCCTTTACTATAGAAAAAACAGATTCTGATTCAAAAGCCCGTGCGGCAACAATTGAAACGAAAAGAGGCGTTATTCAAACACCTATTTTCATGCCTGTTGGCACATTGGGTACGGTTAAGGGCGTACATCAAAGGGAATTGGAAAATGATATCAATGCACCTATCATCCTTGGAAATGCCTATCATCTATATCTTCGACCAGGTTTACCAATTTTGGAAAATGCAGGCGGTTTACATAAATTCATGAATTGGAAAAGGTTTATGTTAACCGATAGCGGTGGTTATCAAGTTTTTTCATTAGCCCAAACCAGAAAAATATCGGAAGAAGGGGTTAAGTTTAGTTCACATATTGACGGCTCCAAACACTTTCTATCGCCTGAATCTTCTATAGATATTCAGCGTTCTATTGGTGCAGACATTATGATGGCTTTTGATGAATGCACCCACTTTCCTATTGACCATGGCTTGGCTAAAAAGTCAATGGATTTAACACATCGATGGTTGAAAAGATGTATTGCACAATTCAATTCAACACAGCATAAATATGAATTTCCGCAAAACTTATTCCACATTGTTCAGGGAAGCACATTTAAAGATCTGAGAACGGAATCAGCCAACTTTATTGCGGATCAAAATGCTGTTGGGAATGCCATAGGCGGTTTATCAGTTGGTGAACCGGCTGAGGTAATGTATGAAATGACCGAACTGGTTTGCGAAATTTTACCTGCTGATAAACCCAGATATCTGATGGGAGTTGGCACTCCTGCAAATATTTTAGAATCTATAGCCTTAGGTGTTGACATGTTTGATTGTGTTATGCCAACACGTAATGCTCGTCATGGAATTTTATATACCACCGAAGGAATTGTTAATATTAAAAACGAGAAGTGGAAAAATAGTAGTGAATCAATAAATGGGCAGCCATTAAGCTTTGTGGATGAATACTACTCAAAGGGATATTTGAGCCACCTTTTACGATCAAAGGAGCTTCTAGCTGGCCAAATTGCTTCTGTTAATAATCTTGCATTCTATTTATGGTTGGTTCGGGAAGCACGTAAACATATTTTGCAGGGAGATTTTGCATTCTGGAAAAAAGAAATGGCCGAAAAATTGAGTCAACGATTGTAA